One stretch of Candidatus Cloacimonadota bacterium DNA includes these proteins:
- a CDS encoding RecX family transcriptional regulator — MKVRTKNKTKTIFIVSIDEEIWGTLPARVLRFFSILPDRENDIPDIKKADIINEIEIFNWDKLLNFLAYRERSIWECKNFLKQQFLPSQLIEKLLKKAVEKNFVNDERFAEMYVQDLTSKNKNERQIRSKLIAKHIPENVAEKVISENFSVKNKEQVLSVNYQKAVSKFYSLPTQKRKEKILNYLTRKGFSYWDVKQKMDEEGY; from the coding sequence ATGAAGGTAAGGACGAAGAATAAAACCAAAACTATTTTCATCGTTTCAATAGATGAAGAAATTTGGGGAACTCTGCCAGCCAGAGTTCTCCGTTTTTTTTCTATTTTGCCCGATCGGGAAAATGATATTCCCGACATCAAAAAAGCAGATATAATCAATGAAATTGAGATATTCAATTGGGATAAATTACTTAATTTTTTAGCTTATCGTGAACGTTCTATCTGGGAATGCAAAAATTTTTTAAAACAACAATTCCTGCCTTCCCAACTTATAGAAAAACTGCTGAAAAAAGCTGTGGAAAAGAACTTCGTAAATGATGAACGTTTTGCTGAAATGTATGTGCAGGATCTCACCTCTAAGAACAAGAACGAAAGACAAATACGTTCCAAACTGATTGCAAAACACATCCCTGAAAATGTAGCTGAAAAAGTGATATCAGAAAATTTTTCTGTGAAGAACAAAGAACAAGTTTTGTCTGTCAATTATCAAAAAGCTGTCAGCAAATTTTACAGCCTTCCCACCCAAAAAAGAAAAGAAAAAATACTTAACTACTTGACCCGAAAAGGATTTTCTTATTGGGATGTAAAACAGAAAATGGATGAGGAAGGTTATTGA
- a CDS encoding phosphoribosyltransferase has protein sequence MSKVEKIRYSYDQIHEIVKKMAEKITEKYGKIDIIISIATGGWIPARILRTFLPHSEQLPLPLYSIGIINYDSRDKLLSEAIIVQELPAKLNLEGKNVLLVDEVADSGGTFIKAAEYIESKNPEKLRTAVLHLKEQSSFKPDIVGEFAGNNWIVYPWDAK, from the coding sequence ATGAGCAAGGTTGAAAAGATCAGATATTCCTACGATCAGATCCACGAAATTGTGAAAAAGATGGCAGAAAAAATAACAGAGAAATATGGCAAAATAGATATCATAATCAGCATCGCTACCGGCGGTTGGATTCCCGCCAGAATTCTGCGAACATTTCTTCCTCATTCAGAGCAGCTTCCACTTCCTTTGTATTCCATCGGAATTATAAATTACGACAGCCGAGATAAACTTCTCAGTGAAGCGATCATCGTTCAGGAATTACCGGCAAAGTTGAATTTGGAAGGTAAAAATGTGTTGCTGGTGGATGAAGTAGCAGATTCGGGCGGAACGTTTATCAAAGCGGCAGAATATATCGAATCCAAGAATCCAGAAAAGTTAAGAACGGCAGTTTTACATCTAAAAGAACAATCCAGCTTCAAGCCAGACATCGTAGGAGAATTTGCCGGAAATAATTGGATTGTTTACCCGTGGGATGCAAAATGA
- a CDS encoding SRPBCC domain-containing protein, with protein sequence MKKHIYKEIVIPAKITRVWKAWTVKEELIKFFSPEAEVEMKIGGKYEMYFLVDNPVGTRGGEGNKILSFLPHKMLSFSWNAPPQYPEVRKEKTWCVLFFDKLDLTSTKIRFYHLGWQEGDEWDQVYDYFQKAWDYVLGNLQKYFEKK encoded by the coding sequence ATGAAAAAACATATTTATAAAGAAATCGTAATTCCGGCCAAAATAACGAGAGTTTGGAAAGCCTGGACTGTGAAGGAAGAATTGATTAAATTCTTTTCTCCCGAAGCTGAAGTTGAGATGAAAATCGGTGGAAAATATGAGATGTATTTTCTGGTTGATAACCCTGTCGGAACGCGCGGTGGAGAAGGAAATAAAATTTTGAGTTTTCTGCCGCATAAAATGCTGTCTTTCAGCTGGAATGCACCGCCGCAATATCCAGAAGTGCGCAAAGAAAAAACCTGGTGCGTGCTTTTCTTTGATAAATTAGATTTAACTTCCACTAAAATCAGATTTTATCATCTTGGCTGGCAGGAAGGTGATGAATGGGACCAGGTTTACGATTATTTTCAGAAAGCCTGGGATTATGTTTTGGGAAATTTACAGAAATATTTTGAGAAAAAATAA